The sequence CGGTCACGGCGACCCGGGTGTCCGGGTCGTCGAGCTCGACGAGCTCGGCGATGAGGTCCACGTTGACCGCAGCGCACTCAATCGCCAGTGCCCCCTGGCCGGGGGCGGGCAAAACCATGTCGGGCGACAGCAGCTGCGTCGCCTCGTCGATCCGGCCGATCCGGGTGAGTCCGGCGGCGGCCAGTACGACCGCGTCCAGTTCCCCCTTCTCGACGAAGCCGATGCGGGTGTCGATGTTCCCGCGTATCGGCACGGTCTCCACACGCCGGCCCAGCGACCTGGCCCAGGCGTTGAGCTGCGCCATCCGCCTGGGGGAGCCGGTGCCGATACGGGCCACCCGGTCCTCGTCGGCGGTCAGCTGCTCGAAGGTGAGCCCGTCCCTGGCGATCAGCGCGTCCCTGGGGTCTTCCCGTACGGGTATCGCGGCCAGCGTCAGGGTCTCGGGCTGCGTGGTGGGCAGATCCTTGAGGGAGTGGACGGCGAAGTCGATCTCCCCGGCGAGCAGCGCGTCACGCAGCGCCGAGACGAAGACGCCGGTGCCGCCGATCTGCGCGAGGTGTTCCCGGGAGGTGTCGCCGTAGGTGGTGATCTCCACCAGCTCGACGGGCCGGCCTGTCAGCCGGCGGACCGCCTCGGCGATCTGCCCGGACTGGGCCATGGCGAGCTTGCTGCGCCGCGTGCCCAGCCGCAGTGCTCTCGTGGTGCTGTCGGTCATGCCCGCTCCCGTGCATCGTGCCTGTCGGCGCGCGTGTCGGCCCGGCTGACGGCGGCGACCGTCTGGGGGTCGAGGTCGAAGAGTTCCCGCAGGGCGTCCGCGTACCCGGCGCCGCCGGGCTCGCTGGCCAGCTGCTTGACCCGGACGGTGGGCGCGTGCAGGAGTTTGTCGACGACGCGGCGCACGGTCTGGGTGATCTCGGCGCGCTGCTTGTCGTCCAGGTCGGGAAGGCGGCCGTCGAGCCGGGCGATCTCGCCGGCGACGACATCCGCCGCCATGGTGCGCAGGGCGACCACGGTGGGGGTGATGTGCGCGGCCCGCTGGGCGGCGCCGAACGCGGCCACCTCGTCGGAGACGATGCCGCGCACCTTGTCCACGTCGGCCGCCATCGGCGCGTCCGCGGACGCGTCGGCCAGCGATTCGATGTCGACGAGGTGCGCGCCCTCGATCCGGTGGACCGCGGCATCTATGTCCCGCGGCATCGCGAGGTCGAGCAGCGCCAGCGGCGCCGTGTTGCCCTGGCGCGCGGCCGCGACCATCTCGCCGGCCAGGACCAGACCGGTCGCGCCGGTACAGGAGACCACGATGTCGGCGAGCGCCAGCTCCTGGGGAACGGAGGTCATGGCGGCCGCACGGGCCCGCAGCCCGTTCGCGGCGCCCGGCCCGCCCGGTTCGGTGAGGATCTGCACGAGCCGTTCGGCGCGCTCGACGGTGCGGTTGGCGACGGCCAGTTCGCCGACACCGGCCCGTACGAGGGTGGTGGCGGCCAGCGACGACATCGAGCCGGCGCCGATGACCAGCGCCCGCTTGCCGCGCGCCCAGGTCTCGACGTCCCGGCCGCCCGCGAGCTGCTCCAGCCCGAAGGTGACCAGCGACTGTCCGGCCTTGTCGATGCCGGTCTCGCTGTGGGCGCGCTTGCCGACCCGCAGCGCCTGCTGGAACAGGTCGTTCAGCAGCCGGCCCGCGGTGTGCAGTTCCTGGGCGACGGCCAGCGCGTCCTTGATCTGCCCGAGGATCTGGCCCTCGCCGACGACCATCGAGTCCAGGCCGCAGGCCACCGAGAACAGGTGGTGGACGGCACGGTCCTCGTAGTGGACGTAGAGATAAGGGGTGAGCTCTTCCAGGCCGGCGCCGCTGTGGCGGGCCAGGAGGGTGGAGAGCTCGGCGACACCGGCGTGGAACTTGTCCACGTCGGCGTAGAGCTCGATGCGGTTGCAGGTGGACAGCACCGCGGACTCGGTGACCGGTTCGGCCGACACCGCGTCCTGCAGCAGCTTGCCGCGCGCCTCGGGGGCGAGCGCGGCCCGCTCCAGCACGCTCACCGGCGCGCTGCGGTGGCTCAGTCCGACGACCAGGAGAGTCATGCCGGCATCACGGCGGGCATGTCCCCGTCAGGTCCCTTGCGGTCGCCGGCCACGGCTGCGGCGGCACGGGCGGCCGTGGCCGGGGTGCCGCTCTCGGGTCCGGCCTCCTCGCCTGCCTTGCGCTGCTCGTGGAAGGCGAGAATCTGCAGCTCTATCGACAGGTCGACCTTGCGCACGTCCACCCCGTCGGGGACGGTCAGCACGGTCGGCGCGAAGTTGAGGATCGAGGTGACGCCGGCGGCGACCAACCGGTCACAGACCTGCTGGGCGGCCCCGGCCGGCGTGGCGATGACACCGATCGAGACGCCGTTGCTCTCGATGATGTGCTCCAGCTCGTCCGTGTGCTGGACACCGATGCCAGCGACGGGCTTGCCGGCCATGGCCGGATCGGCGTCGATCAGCGCGGCGACCCGGAAGCCACGGGAGGCGAAGCCGCCGTAGTTGGCGAGCGCGGCGCCGAGGTTACCGATACCGACGATCACAACCGGCCAATCCTGCGTCAGCCCCAGCTCGCGCGAGATCTGGTAGACGAGGTACTCCACGTCGTAGCCGACACCGCGGGTCCCGTAGGAGCCGAGGTAGGAGAAGTCCTTGCGCAGCTTGGCGGAGTTGACCCCGGCCGCGGCGGCAAGTTCCTCGGAGGAGACCGTGGGGACCGAGCGCTCGGACAGCGCGGTCAGTGCACGCAGATACAGCGGAAGCCGGGCGACGGTGGCCTCGGGAATGCCTCGGCTGCGGGTCGCCGGTCGGTGATTTCGGCCAGTTGCCACGGTGCTCCTGCGGGTAGAGCGGGGCTGCGGGCGACCGCATGGAACCCGACCG is a genomic window of Streptomyces sp. Edi2 containing:
- a CDS encoding glutamyl-tRNA reductase; the protein is MTLLVVGLSHRSAPVSVLERAALAPEARGKLLQDAVSAEPVTESAVLSTCNRIELYADVDKFHAGVAELSTLLARHSGAGLEELTPYLYVHYEDRAVHHLFSVACGLDSMVVGEGQILGQIKDALAVAQELHTAGRLLNDLFQQALRVGKRAHSETGIDKAGQSLVTFGLEQLAGGRDVETWARGKRALVIGAGSMSSLAATTLVRAGVGELAVANRTVERAERLVQILTEPGGPGAANGLRARAAAMTSVPQELALADIVVSCTGATGLVLAGEMVAAARQGNTAPLALLDLAMPRDIDAAVHRIEGAHLVDIESLADASADAPMAADVDKVRGIVSDEVAAFGAAQRAAHITPTVVALRTMAADVVAGEIARLDGRLPDLDDKQRAEITQTVRRVVDKLLHAPTVRVKQLASEPGGAGYADALRELFDLDPQTVAAVSRADTRADRHDARERA
- the hemC gene encoding hydroxymethylbilane synthase gives rise to the protein MTDSTTRALRLGTRRSKLAMAQSGQIAEAVRRLTGRPVELVEITTYGDTSREHLAQIGGTGVFVSALRDALLAGEIDFAVHSLKDLPTTQPETLTLAAIPVREDPRDALIARDGLTFEQLTADEDRVARIGTGSPRRMAQLNAWARSLGRRVETVPIRGNIDTRIGFVEKGELDAVVLAAAGLTRIGRIDEATQLLSPDMVLPAPGQGALAIECAAVNVDLIAELVELDDPDTRVAVTAERSLLAALEAGCSAPVGALADLSPSSRVRSSRGGPKADEQAVNELHLRGVVGTTDGSTLVQLSTTGHVPASPDDVSTPLNMGRELAAEMLAKGAAGLMGERAL
- a CDS encoding redox-sensing transcriptional repressor Rex encodes the protein MATGRNHRPATRSRGIPEATVARLPLYLRALTALSERSVPTVSSEELAAAAGVNSAKLRKDFSYLGSYGTRGVGYDVEYLVYQISRELGLTQDWPVVIVGIGNLGAALANYGGFASRGFRVAALIDADPAMAGKPVAGIGVQHTDELEHIIESNGVSIGVIATPAGAAQQVCDRLVAAGVTSILNFAPTVLTVPDGVDVRKVDLSIELQILAFHEQRKAGEEAGPESGTPATAARAAAAVAGDRKGPDGDMPAVMPA